The window CAAGCTCCTGATTTGAAGCATGTCGTCAGAATACTCTATGTTAATGACTTTGGTAAGTCTAGACTTCGAAAAATCTGATTGCAGAACTGGAACTGTCATACGAGTTCTAATGACAAACTGAAGtttcattttatcttttattccttttgttAATGAAATCTATTCATAACTTCTAGACAGAGAGCTTGTTTAGCTGGTTTAAAATTTTGTTAGTTTGCTAGAGTTGAATGGACAAACAGAATTCCTGTACGTGACCCCATTTAGCTGTTACAACGCTTAATTGAGTTGAGTTGCTTGCTGCATTCgattccaccaaaaaaaaaaaaaaaagagtttgagtTGCTTGCTCAGAGTATACAAAACCATTCAAAGGCCAACTCAATATGGACTCCTTGTAgttaatataatttttaaagGATTTCCAATATGAACATCTGAATTTACACGATTCAGCGCTATCTTTAGCGTGGTACATCCTACCGCCACCAACGAGTCAGAATGATTTTGTTCATGAGCTTCATTCAAGGTTGAGATTCTATTATACACCCTGAAGAAAGGGAGCTTAATCCTTTCAGATTTGTTCTTACTATTAGGGGTTGTGGCAGTTTTACATAATATTTTGCCTGTTTTCCATTGTTTCAGCTTTGATCGGGActggaagaagattgaagcatTTGTTGGGTCAAAGACTGTCATCCAGGTAACTTCAAAATGCATGCCTCCCCTCTTGCATAAATGATCTACCTGTCAAAAGTGTATCATTTTCTGTCCATGTAGAGAAAATGAATTAAGTGGCCAGTTTTGAATGCCTTAGCTGTCTAGTTGTTCATAGCTTGGAGACTCAgttatttttacctttttcttttatggaGTGTTACATGGATATCTATAGCTACTGTAGACAAGTGCTCTTTGTTGCTCTGTGCATGTTTGCACTTACTGAGTTCGGAACATTGAAATATATGTTTCAATTGCTTACTAGGTTGCAGACCAAAATTTGCTCTCTTACACTTCTGTTTGTTGCGATATTGCTGGGCATTCAGTCTAATGAAAAGAGACATTGCCcaataaatatcataaattGCTTTAGATATGTTGTCTATGTTTCAGATATTTAAGGGTGGCCTTTGCAGATACGGAGTCATGCACAGAAgtattttttgaagattcagAAGAATGGGACAAGTGAGCATGTACCTCCCCCTCGGCCGAAGCGAAAAGCTGCACATCCATACCCACAGAAAGCCTCTAAAAATGGTTAGGGTAGTTAAATTCTATTATATGTCTCTTCCTAGTTAAATGTCTTAATTAAATCCTCGCAGCTCTTGCATGTTCTATGAATTTTGCAGCTCCAGTGCTCTCACAAGTGACAGGAGCATTTCAATCTTCAGCTGCTCTGCTCGAACCGGGATATGTTCTCAGGCCAGATTCATCGTCAATGCTTGGAAATCCTATTACGAGTACAACCGCATCTTCATGGGCTCACAGTTCTGCACCACCAGCCAGTATGTCCAATGTGGCAAAAGGTTTCAATGTTCTTACCTGTTGCCTGCTTTTATCTTGATGAACTTAACATAGTTCTTGTTTCAAAATCAGTGGCTTCTTTTGCAAATATTTTGATTCGATGTTATTTCTTTCAGATGATATGGGATCTGCAGGGCCTACAGTCGTAAATAATtgttgttgcagtagcactgAAAGTACTCAAAGGACATGGCCAACTTGCGAAACAGCTGATCAAGGGAATCTAGGTCCACCAGTCAGAGGTAGTTACTTATTCATTGGTAGTATTGCTGTTTTACAGATGAGTTGAATTGGGCAGAATTTTGATAGTATCCAGTGGGCCAAATCCATTGGCTTTTTTCCACTCTCCATTTCCCGTGCTTATTGTATAAAGCACAAGTAATACAGAACCTGGGTCTCAAAACCCTATTTGGGTTCACTATGGGCCCAACCAGATGATAGACAACTCAAATAACAATAATATTAGCAACTCGGTAATTTATCTCAAGTGCACAAAGAGAGTGGCAGTTTGGTAATGTGAGTATACCAGGATCAGATAACCAATATCAGCAAATATATCAAGTgtaagggagaagaagatggagagaagGGGTAAAATGAGACTCCCAAAGACGAGCCGAAACAATAGATCTTTGGCAGACCCCCTCTCACTTATTTAAATAGAATTTAGTTCCAATAGAAAGCCTAGAAAACTCCCTAGACAGTCCTAGCTGGACTAGAAGTCTAACTAGGAaacaacagaaaagaagaaaaactaaccAACTAACCCAAGATATACGATAGGGATGCTCCCCCAATTGTGTTACGTACCCATACACAATAAATGTACCCCCATGGTACATAGTTACGTAAGAGGTAATTAAACCGAATCTTAATGGGTATGGATTATAGATAAGGAGGGGTAAGATTGGGCTTAAAAATAATGATAGAAGCTAAACTTCGAATGGAAATTAAAGTTAGgatcaaaatagaaatagggcACATTATAGGGGTATAACCGGAAAACAGAATAAAGGGGTTAAAATAAGCCACAGTACAAGGCTTCTTCAACCTTTGTTCACAACAAGAAACTGGTTCGAAGAAGAAAACTCCTCCACTATAAGTCGGAATGAGTTGGGGATTTAGGGAGGTAATCACAACTCACTACTCTCTTGAGGGTAACTGATGATCTCCGTAAACAGCAAGCAAGGCAAGAGTTTCAGAGACCTGAAGCTGAGTCCAGTTATAATGTTAGCTTCAACCTGAAGCTAGGGTTTAATTACACAACAGAAGGGAGTTTagaagaccttttttttttttctggggtgAGGGGTGGGGAGTTTTGAATCGTGCAGGTAAGACTTTGCTTTGCCCAAAATCTCAGCTTCAACACTGTTTGTTGGGGAGTTCAATCAAATCTCTTATGTAGAGGTAACAAACAGAGTAtaataaggaagagggagaggaagaagattagAGAGAGTACCTGGGATGAGAGAGAATATCCACAATCGGTAACCAGCCGGTAAACCCATTCTTCAAAGTCAATTCAATCCAAATCTGTCTTTGGTAATGTTGGGTACACatatatagaaaaataaaaagaaataaaacttgTATTCAATctctaaaaccaaaatagaatccAAACCAACTGGCCTATCTCCTACGACTCTGACTTTAATTCTAACTACAAGCCaaaaaaaacatgattaaaaatttcaaagaattccaaaatataaattaataaaaatcctaaaatatcccACTAGACCAAAGACCCATTGGATCTAGTTCATCTCCATTTGGACTCCCCAATGGGTTCGGGCCAGTCCAGGGAAATGTCTCTGCATCAGCAAGTAGATTGTGTATCACTGTTCGTTCCCTTTTTCTCCCCATAACTAAGACAAGAAATTGTTACCTCGAAAAAGTCAATTTCTCTATATTTTAGGACCTTGAGTTTGGTTTGTCTCACATATTCTatgaaccatagttgtcaaggtgtcgcctaggtgtccagaCGCCCCTTGCTGGATGATGCCTTTGTTGGACtgtggttgtcattgttgtcaacacagttaGTTGAGCAACACACTCACACAGTGATGTGAGCAGAACTGAAGAGCTGGCAGTATGGTCTGTATCAGCTAGTGAGGCAGTacagttatatacttatatcaGTGAGGTTTACAGTGGCAGTACAGATATGATACTGCAAAAACTGTAGTAGCAGTGGTCATGGTATGGGTGCAGTGTCACTGAGTGTACTGATGGCAGTGACACTGATGTGTGTTGACAGTTTGGTATGTGTACAGTATGGTCTGTATGTATACATGGCAATGATGAATTCATGTATATGGTTAGAATATGCATGAGGTGGATAGTGCAGGTGATGTCTAGACAGTGGTGTGACTTAGCTTGCAAAGACAAGGTGGGAAGCTTATGTGGCATGTGGTAGTTGGGCAGTGCTGGAAATGCTGCACAGGGTGACATGGCAGTGTACACAGGTATCAAACAGCGTTTGGCAGTGATTTCTGAGGTTATACATGGCAGTGATTGGAGATGTCAGATAGTAACTGGGCAGGTCAGACAGTGAAAATTGGATATGTGGCAGTTTGGTAGAGTTACTGAGACATCTGGGCCTATGTGGCAGCTTTTGGCAGCATATCACAGTGTTATATAGTCCCAGGCAGCATGTGGAACTAGCAGGTGAAGGCCCCGTACAGTAAAAGTTGAGATTTCATAGGTTCATGCAGTGACAGCAAGTTTGGAGCTATTTTTGCAAGATTTAATGGACGAACTGGGCAGAGAAATCTACATGAGAAATGTAGTTCGTTGAGTCACCTTTCCAACACCATTGGAAGTGCGTCGTTTTGATGCCGGATGAGAGTGTTATTATAATTTCCATATTGTCGTGCAGAATAGAAGTTAAATGGGAGAGTTTTTGAAATTATGAGGAGCATTCTGTGAGTTTTTCCTGAGATTGCGTTTGTGGAGTTAAGCTCCTCCCTGTCTCGAGCATGGTGGTGAAACTTAtgttaaaaaattcattaaaatgaagaatttatgggaggaaaacTGCATGTTTATTTTGTATCAGTAACTTCTCTGATGTTTTGAGCTGTCCTACATTGAGAATTTGGAAGAGCTCAAAACATAAGAAATGAAGATATGTGAGTTAGCTTTCTAGGAAAATTTGAATGAGGTCAATCCAATATCAGAGTGGAGAGTTATGGCAAGATCTTCAGGCAAGACATGTAAGCTAAAGATAGCAGTTTTTGCAAACTAGTCAGGTTCAAGGCATTTTTGGGAATCGTGCATTGCACCTAGGTTGATGGTGTCCTCATAAAAGTTGTAGCCCTTTGAGTattctttcaaaaaagaaaaaaaaaaagaatcaggtCAATCGGAGTTAGGACGAGGAAGATATAACCGTTTCAGTGGAAGACGCTCATTCTACCCAGTTTTTGATATGGATGAACGTTCGTGAAGGGAGCTCTCATACACATGACCATTTCGGTTCATCTAACTTTGGATCGATTTTTGAGCATGTTCTAGATGGAATTAGTGGACGGCTATTTCTGTAGAAGTTGCATTTTGAGTCTTCTTTTATATGCTATGAGAATCGACCCAATCAGAGTTATAGAGAGGGAGTTATGGCTTCTGGACTGAGGAAATGTCCGTCTGCCAGACTTGAAACTGGGCTTAACCAGTTGGTTGGAACATGCATGGGATTGGGGCTTTTGTTGAGCTTTTTAAGTGAGTTTTAGGGCTCATTTCTAATATCTCTTCAACAACAAAAGGTAGAAAATCCctagaagagaaaaggaggagaaaagaaaagagaagaagaagaaagagaagggaggaaATTGATGGTGTATTGATTCATCCCCAACCACCATTCTTGGTTTCTTTAAAGCTCCgttgaagaatttgaaaggtTGGTGAGCATTGATGAAGATTTGAGAGGGTTTTTGTATGTGTATTGCGTTGAATCCATCCTAATTATCATTCAAAGGGCATTGAAGCCATTCATCATCCATTCCATGAGTTGCTTGTGATGTTTTGAACTTATGGGAATGTATGTGACCTATTGTTGAATACTTTGAATGTTCTTGCAAGGCTTCaaaaagaaagtgaagaaaggaaaggagagaagtAATTGAGAGTTTCCATTGTGCAATTGCCCACTCCATCGCTCAAGCTTgattgcttcaagctccatcaaaGACAAATGTTGTATGGTTTGCTTTGTTGAAAACTATAgtacaagatctcggcgagatctcttAAAAATGTCGGTTTCGTGAAGTCTCGAGACGAGACAATAGGCGATACAGGATTTGTGCAAGATCTCGgtatctcaccgagatctcaagTTATATCTTGATCTAGAGTCTAACTAGATCGAACCAAGACTATAAAAGGCACTGTCTTGGCGATATTTTGACCTCAACTTGAAATCTCGCCTTTCTCACTCTGTTGTGAAGGAAAAACATCTCCAAGTGaggattttttttggaggggggcaAATCTCACATCAACTGAAGATTCGAGCTTGGAtattcaagattgaagcttcaacatcaagagagggaGCTGCATTGCATCTTAAGAACAGTTTtaggtaaaagaaaaaaacctaaATGGTAGGTCTTGTCATGAGCTTGATTCGACAACAACATGGTCATTTTGATGATCCGACCCAACACTCGTTTCAGTACTAGCTACTCTCAATAGGTAGGACTTGTTACACACTCACATGGTAGGTCTTTCATTAGGGTTTGATGctcaagtttctaacaattattaacaaatgAGTGTCAGACAGCTTgatcatattcataatcaccatgcatgattatgaatatgatgcctattgcttaaatggtttgatgttttttaattcctaatgcttaattaagttgttttacacctgtACTTTAATTATATATGTTCTAAATATTGAGTGGAATAGCCAAGGGTAGAGCTCACCTACGCCatagactaccaacctagggtcctaagtcaaagtaccattttgggtttgaatttctaaaatctaatgtttccattgtttttagaaggcctaaaatagggtggatgtcaagttttaggacccatcttggccatatggccactgaaacccaccaccgagtctagacaggaaaaaaatacaccaactcgccaagatctcggcaGAACTCGGTTTCGAGGCCTAGCGAAACCAGGGgcgaaaccgagacctaaaaccttgttGAAAACATAGAAGGGGTTGtgtaagaaagaaaggaaaaaatgtgaGAGTGAATATGCCtattgatgcagatacatcaccaaaagaggcttattttattaggaataagtctaggattgCGTAGACTTATTCCAAGTAGAGAAACAAACTaattaatcccgtatgcaaccttattacccatagtttaggcccataaagtagcctattacattgaaaatccatgggatcaaaggcccaacatgtacaGAAccaaaccctagacttattctggcctcttttggtgatgtatctgcatcaccTATGCCATGTGCCATGTTCTGAAAATTGAAGGTGAGCATCCTTGGGAGTTTGAAGCTTGCATCGGAGTTGTCTGCGCATCGGTGGAGCACTCTAAGTTGGGGATTACTCTGGGAAGTTAAATAGGTAATCCATTTTGGCATTTCCTCATTTTTATTGTAAATGACTTGTAGGCTGtgtgtttgatgaaatgcccaAGTCATAATGTGGTTTAGATTGCGGGGATTTGTATACCCATATGCATTGTGCTAGTAGTTGGGAGATTGACTATAGGTGAGGTACTTGTTAAAATACCTAAGTCAATGCTTGCGTTATCATTGGGGGATGTGCATTGGGAATGGTGTTTGTAACTTGGGCAATATATAAGCCAATCTTTGTTATTGTGTTGGGTATCCATTTGAGTACGGAAGGGGTGTTATAACATCCTCACAGTAGGGGCTGTgaaaattgggggggggggggataggccAATCTTTGTTATTGTGTTGGGTGTCTATTAGAGTACGGAAGGGGTGTTATAACATCCTCAAAGTAGGGgctgtgaaattttttttttttttttggggggggggggggggaatagacCCTAGCCTTTGTATACCAAGGGTAGAAGCAGGgtagggtgatcttgggttgtTGGCTCAACCATAATCACTATCGGGGTGGATAGAACCCTAGTTCCTGTACTATCAAGGACGGAAGCAGGAGAAGTCCTAGACTATAACCACAGTTGAAAACTGGTGTGAATTGGGCAAATACGAAATCCTAAGGGATtttgctccgtggatgtaggcaaatTCCCGAACCACGTATATTGTGTGTTGTGGATATTTGTATTGGCATAGAAGTGCATTGGTGTGTGCAGAGTGGGTGTGCACCTCCTGGTAGGCCTGACCAATCTTGGTTGCAGTGCGGGAGTGCATACGAATGTGAAACTGGTAAAATTGGGATTGCCCCAGCCAGTGTTGTGATTGCAGGGTCCTGCTATAAATTCAGATTGATTGCCACAAGTTCAGGATCAGTACAGTAGTTGCAGCGTTCACACAgtttaaaaagagttaaaatTTTACTACACTGATTCTCCCCTCTCTCAGTGCTGAAACCAGTTCAAcagccttggttcgcctaggtgccttgataactatgctatGAACTCCTGgtctcagaaaaaaaaaaaaaaaatggcttcTATTTTAGTCTTTGCAGTTCCAACTTATTGCTCAATATCTTTTTAGTTGCTCATGTATGTGGATGATACTATTGTAACTAGCATATTTGTGAGCAAACCAGGTGATCTTTACAAATTGACCTATTAGATTCacttgggggaggggggaaaacAAGGAGGGATAAGAGTAATGTAAGGCTGGATCACGAAGGACCTGgccccaggcaggatcttcttgaacAATGTTTAATGCTGGTTTGGCCTTCAAAACTGGGCAACAATCGAtgaacttgtagcagatcacacaatgaaagtaaaaacaaaaaggaaaaatagaagatagGATAGAAGAAAGATAGTTTTGATTGAGCCTCACTTTCTCCCAGACCTTTCTCCCGCGGCCTCTCACCGttactgcatctcacagctaCATGGTTGTAAAAACAACCCTTTTCCCTTCCATTTGAGTCGTCGGGTTAGGCTGCCCTCTTCCCTTTCATTATAATATAGATGATAtggattacaaaatagaaagtgtttgctaccaagtagcttacaaccaaatagaaacttcctataaaatctagcagccaaccaaaatagaaacttcctataaCTCGGGatctgttcatgtgaacagtaacctttttttaaaatttctgttTTGGTCGCTTCTCTTCCTTCATGCTTCTATCTGGAGTGGGGCTGCCTTATGTGATGCTCCatgaaccaacaaaaacctgccacatcattagaccaggctgcctctcacagcagttgaatcccacaactaCACTGGGCTGGTTTTAGGGTTTGTTCCTGTGGCTACACATGGACCTATGGACCTGTAATCTACatcaaagagaggagagggtaAAGGGGGGACTTGAATCGCTTGATCCCAAGATCTGGTGATCAATGGGCCATGTGTAGAGATACGGATCGAAAAAATCCCATATACCTCTAAAATGGGAATCTATCACATGGTCATATGCGATATAAGGGTACCCATGGGATAGACTGCTCTAATATCGCAAT is drawn from Telopea speciosissima isolate NSW1024214 ecotype Mountain lineage chromosome 1, Tspe_v1, whole genome shotgun sequence and contains these coding sequences:
- the LOC122648810 gene encoding protein REVEILLE 6-like; its protein translation is MVSINPNTNPPEGFYLDPTGMALPGLGSLTTTTTATAATTTTTSSDDPSKKIRKPYTITKSRESWTEQEHDKFLEALQLFDRDWKKIEAFVGSKTVIQIRSHAQKYFLKIQKNGTSEHVPPPRPKRKAAHPYPQKASKNAPVLSQVTGAFQSSAALLEPGYVLRPDSSSMLGNPITSTTASSWAHSSAPPASMSNVAKDDMGSAGPTVVNNCCCSSTESTQRTWPTCETADQGNLGPPVRAMPDFAQVYSFIGNVFDPNTSGHLQKLREMDPIDVETVLLLMRNLSINLSSPDFEDHRRLFSTYDADTQE